From one Enterobacteriaceae endosymbiont of Donacia provostii genomic stretch:
- the mutS gene encoding DNA mismatch repair protein MutS, which translates to MTPMIKQYLKIKKKYPSILLFYRLGDFYEMFFQDAEKASKLLNIVLTKRGKIYGKPIPMAGIPVNKVENYLSKLVKLGESIAICEQIEQKNSLYKKKILDRKVVRVITPGTVSDDILLKNYVDNLLAAIYYDVKLGFGYATLNISSGDFRVIENQDINIISGELQRTNPTELLYPENFHNMNLIKKIKFIQCRPLWEFDIDISRKKLNMQFGTKNLKVFDMENSLLAIRTAGCLLKYVQDTQKVYLPHINNIFLEHHNNEIIMDENTRKNLEIINSISGNSNTLIKVLDHTVTSMGSRLLKRWLNNPIRNIKIIKNRQKNISVLQKYYLKFKKNLLKINDIERIIARLSLKSAKPNDLVSLRKTLIYLPKIHKILKIINNCEIKLKFLNLGLFSKLKNFLIKSIKKNPSISLKEGNVIATGYNSSLDKLRKFSKDSKKYLSSLEENERNLLKFKKLKIGFNTIHGYYIQISKNYKLNIPKKYIQIQTLKNFNRYTIPELQEYQKNILYSKEKILTLEKKLYNKLFDYINLFLKNLQQLSLYLSELDVLCNLAERSLTLNYNCPIIDDKIGISLINSRHPIVENISELPFIPNNISLTKKNHMLIITGPNMGGKSTYMRQIALIILMTYIGSYIPADKAIIGPIDRIFTRIGSTDDISSGLSTFMVEMIETANILRNATNKSLVLMDEIGRGTSTYDGLAIAWSCAENMAKKIKSLTLFATNYIELTNLKNTNKCIKNIYFDAVELNNSIVFLYKIKNGSINKNYGLFVASLAGIPKEVINQAKKKIKQLEHYNILN; encoded by the coding sequence ATGACACCTATGATAAAACAGTATTTAAAAATTAAAAAAAAATATCCTAGTATTCTTCTATTTTATAGATTAGGAGATTTTTATGAAATGTTTTTTCAAGATGCTGAAAAAGCATCTAAATTATTAAATATTGTATTAACTAAAAGGGGAAAAATATATGGAAAACCCATACCAATGGCAGGTATACCAGTAAATAAAGTTGAAAATTATTTATCTAAATTAGTTAAATTAGGAGAATCAATAGCAATTTGTGAACAAATAGAACAAAAAAATTCATTATATAAAAAAAAAATTTTAGATAGAAAAGTTGTTCGTGTAATTACTCCTGGAACAGTAAGTGATGATATTTTATTAAAAAATTATGTCGATAATTTATTAGCTGCTATTTATTATGATGTAAAATTAGGATTTGGTTATGCAACATTAAATATTAGTTCTGGTGATTTTAGAGTTATAGAAAATCAGGATATTAATATAATTTCTGGAGAATTACAAAGAACAAATCCAACAGAATTATTATATCCAGAAAATTTTCATAATATGAATTTAATAAAAAAAATAAAATTTATTCAATGTAGACCATTATGGGAATTTGATATAGATATATCTCGAAAAAAATTAAATATGCAATTTGGGACTAAAAATTTAAAAGTTTTTGATATGGAAAATTCACTTTTAGCAATTAGAACAGCAGGTTGTTTACTTAAATATGTTCAAGATACTCAAAAAGTATATTTACCCCATATCAATAATATTTTTTTAGAACATCATAATAATGAAATTATTATGGATGAAAATACTCGTAAAAATCTAGAAATTATTAATAGTATTTCTGGTAATAGTAATACTTTAATAAAAGTATTAGATCATACTGTTACTAGTATGGGTAGTCGTTTATTAAAACGTTGGTTAAATAATCCAATCAGAAACATTAAAATTATTAAAAATAGACAAAAAAATATTTCCGTATTACAAAAATATTATTTAAAATTTAAAAAAAATTTATTAAAAATTAATGATATTGAAAGAATTATTGCCCGATTATCATTAAAATCTGCTAAACCAAATGATTTAGTTTCTTTAAGAAAAACATTAATTTATTTACCAAAAATTCATAAAATATTAAAAATTATAAATAATTGTGAAATAAAATTAAAATTTTTAAATTTAGGATTATTTTCTAAATTAAAAAATTTTTTAATAAAATCTATAAAAAAAAATCCTTCAATTTCTTTAAAAGAAGGTAATGTAATAGCTACTGGATATAATTCTTCATTGGATAAACTAAGAAAATTTTCTAAAGATTCTAAAAAATATTTATCTTCTTTAGAAGAAAATGAACGTAATTTATTAAAATTTAAAAAATTAAAAATAGGATTTAATACAATACATGGATATTATATTCAAATTAGTAAAAATTATAAATTAAATATACCAAAGAAATATATTCAGATTCAAACTTTAAAAAATTTTAATAGATATACAATACCTGAATTACAAGAATATCAAAAAAACATCTTGTATTCTAAAGAAAAAATTTTAACTTTAGAAAAAAAATTATATAATAAATTATTTGATTATATAAATCTTTTTTTAAAAAATTTACAACAGTTATCATTATATTTATCAGAATTAGATGTATTATGTAATTTAGCTGAACGTTCTTTAACTTTAAATTATAACTGTCCTATTATTGATGATAAAATAGGAATATCTTTAATTAATTCAAGACATCCTATTGTAGAAAATATTAGTGAATTACCATTTATACCTAATAATATATCTTTAACAAAAAAAAATCATATGTTAATAATAACAGGCCCAAATATGGGGGGAAAAAGTACGTATATGAGGCAAATTGCATTAATTATTTTAATGACTTATATAGGAAGTTATATTCCAGCTGATAAAGCTATTATAGGACCAATAGATAGAATATTTACTAGAATAGGATCAACAGACGATATTTCTTCTGGATTATCTACATTTATGGTAGAAATGATCGAAACAGCTAATATTTTAAGAAACGCAACAAATAAAAGTTTAGTTTTAATGGATGAAATAGGTAGAGGAACATCAACATATGATGGATTAGCAATTGCATGGTCTTGTGCAGAAAATATGGCTAAAAAGATTAAGTCACTTACTTTATTTGCAACTAATTATATTGAACTAACTAATTTAAAAAATACTAATAAATGTATAAAAAATATATATTTTGATGCAGTAGAATTAAATAATTCTATTGTTTTTTTATATAAAATTAAAAATGGTTCAATAAATAAAAATTATGGTTTATTTGTGGCATCTTTAGCAGGAATTCCTAAAGAAGTTATTAATCAAGC
- a CDS encoding Bax inhibitor-1/YccA family protein produces MIEYPNFKSTTLLKKEKNYYIKKYFRKVYGWMFCGLLLTSFVAWYVSNTIQITNYLLNNKYFLLSICFIQFILVFTISNFINQLSGKTLTTLFMFYSCLTGFTTAGIFSIYNQNAIFTAFMTTSLTFLSMCIWGFITKKDLSHLGSIIIMGIIGILFASFINLWLQNSFVESVVNYLGVIFFTLIIAYDTQKLKNIAKKISLNEHDKDNLRRYAILGALMLYLDFINLFFVILRTISSSDDDK; encoded by the coding sequence ATGATAGAATATCCAAATTTTAAAAGTACTACTTTATTAAAAAAAGAAAAAAATTATTATATAAAAAAATACTTTAGAAAAGTATATGGTTGGATGTTTTGTGGTTTATTGTTAACTTCATTTGTTGCTTGGTATGTATCTAATACTATACAAATTACAAATTATTTATTAAATAATAAATATTTTTTATTAAGTATTTGTTTTATACAATTTATATTAGTTTTTACTATTTCTAATTTTATAAATCAATTATCTGGTAAAACACTTACTACTTTATTTATGTTTTATTCTTGTTTAACAGGATTTACAACAGCAGGAATATTTTCTATATATAATCAAAATGCTATTTTTACTGCATTTATGACTACATCTTTAACGTTTTTATCTATGTGTATTTGGGGTTTTATTACTAAAAAAGATTTAAGCCATCTAGGTAGTATAATTATTATGGGAATTATAGGAATATTATTTGCTTCTTTTATAAATTTATGGTTACAGAATAGTTTTGTAGAATCTGTAGTAAATTATCTTGGTGTAATTTTTTTTACATTAATTATAGCTTATGATACTCAAAAACTTAAAAATATTGCAAAAAAAATTAGTTTAAATGAACATGATAAAGATAATTTAAGAAGATACGCTATTTTAGGTGCTCTTATGTTATATTTAGATTTTATTAATTTATTTTTTGTTATATTACGTACTATTAGTAGTAGTGATGATGATAAATAA
- the rsmH gene encoding 16S rRNA (cytosine(1402)-N(4))-methyltransferase RsmH: MVHIPVLLKESIKSLNIKHNGTYIDATYGCGGHTKLILSKLSKYGKIYAIDRDIKTLSKYKILDKRITYINDNFSNLKYFLKNKIGKIDGILFDLGISSFQLENPERGFSYMYNGPLDMRINQNEKVTAYNLLNNINVKKLSYILKTYGEEKYHKKIAFYIKKYILKKKLNSTHDLSNLICSIINKKNKFKHPAKRSFQAIRIFLNQEIKELKKALNISLKLLKLGGIISIISFHSIEDRIIKLFMRKNSSYQNKINSKLPLTEKQINNFCQKKLQLKIIGKIFPKKNEILKNSRSRSAILRIAQKI; encoded by the coding sequence ATGGTTCATATTCCAGTTTTATTAAAAGAATCTATTAAAAGTTTAAACATTAAACATAATGGAACATATATAGATGCTACTTATGGTTGTGGAGGACATACAAAATTAATTTTATCTAAATTAAGTAAATATGGGAAAATTTATGCTATAGATCGTGATATAAAAACATTATCAAAATATAAAATTTTAGATAAAAGAATTACTTATATTAATGATAATTTTTCTAATTTAAAATATTTTTTAAAAAATAAAATAGGTAAAATAGATGGTATTTTATTTGATTTAGGTATTTCATCTTTTCAACTCGAAAATCCTGAAAGAGGTTTTTCTTATATGTATAATGGACCATTAGACATGCGTATAAATCAAAATGAAAAAGTGACTGCTTATAATTTATTAAATAATATAAATGTGAAAAAATTATCATATATATTGAAAACATATGGTGAAGAAAAATATCATAAAAAAATAGCATTTTATATTAAAAAATATATTTTAAAAAAAAAACTAAATAGTACACATGATTTATCAAATTTAATTTGTTCTATTATTAATAAAAAAAATAAATTTAAACATCCAGCAAAAAGATCTTTTCAAGCTATAAGAATTTTTTTAAATCAAGAAATAAAAGAATTAAAAAAAGCATTAAATATTTCATTAAAATTATTAAAATTAGGAGGAATTATATCAATTATTAGTTTTCATTCTATAGAAGATAGAATTATAAAATTATTTATGAGAAAAAATAGTTCTTACCAAAATAAAATTAATAGTAAATTACCTTTAACAGAAAAACAAATAAATAATTTTTGTCAAAAAAAATTGCAATTAAAAATTATTGGTAAAATTTTTCCTAAAAAAAATGAAATTTTAAAAAATTCAAGATCTAGAAGTGCAATATTACGTATTGCACAAAAAATATAA
- the murE gene encoding UDP-N-acetylmuramoyl-L-alanyl-D-glutamate--2,6-diaminopimelate ligase, with amino-acid sequence MSLSLFSLQKLLNNYIKHYLIKNILINKIVLDSRKIKGKNCLFIAIKGHKHDGKSFIKQAILKGVVAILTYSDEKFLPYTIKLKKNIPIIYLPNLNKQISYLAGLLYNHPSKKIPVIGITGTNGKTSITHFLMQWFKILGYKPAVLSTIGNGFENHLIQTKNTTDSAIDIQYTLKKFLDQKADIVIMEVSSHGLDQFRVSNIIFSIGIFTNLTRDHLDYHKNMKNYELSKWKFFYNHKIKTRIINIDDNIGLKWYKKLSNITVVTTKFKQILNKSNSFIYIKKIIYFSNHTIIQFSSNWGNGKIKINLIGQFNVINIMLCMATLLNLNFPLKKLIKTVSKILPIPGRMQKVFIKNKYTNIIIDYAHTPDALKNVLLSLKLNIQGKIWCIFGCGGERDKGKRPIMGYIATKYADNIILTTDNPRNENINSIIKDIKKGCITLKNVYIILNRIEAISYAISHANKTDTILVAGKGHENYQIVGNKIFNYSDFNAIKKIFENIK; translated from the coding sequence TTGAGTCTTTCTTTATTTAGTTTGCAAAAATTATTAAATAATTATATTAAACATTATTTAATAAAAAATATTTTAATAAATAAAATTGTTTTAGATAGTAGAAAAATTAAAGGTAAAAATTGTTTATTTATAGCAATTAAAGGACATAAACATGATGGTAAAAGTTTTATAAAACAAGCTATATTAAAAGGAGTAGTTGCAATATTAACTTATTCTGATGAAAAATTCTTACCTTATACAATAAAACTTAAAAAAAATATACCTATTATTTATTTACCTAATTTAAATAAACAAATTTCATATTTAGCAGGATTATTATATAATCATCCAAGTAAAAAAATTCCTGTTATTGGAATAACAGGAACTAATGGAAAGACCAGTATAACACATTTTTTAATGCAGTGGTTTAAAATATTAGGTTATAAACCTGCTGTTTTAAGTACCATAGGAAATGGTTTCGAAAATCATTTAATTCAAACAAAAAATACTACTGATTCTGCTATAGATATACAATATACACTAAAAAAATTTCTTGATCAAAAAGCAGATATTGTAATTATGGAAGTTTCTTCGCATGGATTAGATCAATTTAGAGTATCTAATATAATATTTTCTATTGGAATTTTTACAAATTTAACAAGAGATCATTTAGATTATCATAAAAATATGAAAAATTATGAATTATCTAAATGGAAATTTTTTTATAACCATAAAATAAAAACAAGAATTATTAATATTGATGATAATATAGGATTAAAATGGTATAAAAAGTTATCTAATATTACTGTAGTAACTACTAAATTTAAACAAATATTAAATAAATCAAATTCCTTTATATATATTAAAAAAATAATTTATTTTTCTAATCATACAATTATTCAATTTAGTTCTAATTGGGGAAATGGAAAAATAAAAATAAATTTAATAGGTCAATTTAATGTAATTAATATTATGTTATGTATGGCTACATTATTAAATTTAAATTTTCCTTTAAAAAAATTAATAAAAACAGTTTCAAAAATTTTACCTATCCCAGGAAGAATGCAAAAAGTTTTTATTAAAAATAAATATACTAATATAATTATTGATTATGCTCATACTCCTGATGCACTTAAAAATGTACTATTAAGTTTAAAATTAAATATTCAAGGTAAAATATGGTGTATTTTTGGATGTGGAGGTGAAAGAGATAAAGGGAAAAGACCAATAATGGGATATATCGCTACAAAATATGCTGACAATATAATTTTGACCACTGATAATCCTAGAAATGAAAATATTAATAGTATTATTAAAGATATTAAGAAAGGATGTATTACATTAAAAAATGTTTATATTATTTTAAATAGAATAGAAGCTATTTCTTATGCAATATCTCATGCAAATAAAACAGATACTATTCTAGTAGCTGGTAAAGGACATGAAAATTATCAAATTGTAGGTAATAAAATTTTTAATTATTCAGATTTTAATGCTATTAAAAAAATTTTTGAAAATATCAAATGA
- a CDS encoding UDP-N-acetylmuramoyl-tripeptide--D-alanyl-D-alanine ligase produces MNKLISLKKLSQIVHGKLIGDNIKILNFSINSKKIKKNCIFIAICGNKFDGHHFIDDAIKNGALAILVHKYININIPQIIVFDTIIGLGKLGLWKRMQFTNNVIGITGSCGKTSVKEMTVSILKKKNQIIFTKKNMNNHIGVPLTLLRLNNKYKYAVIEIGGSKINDISYLANLIKPNIAIINNISESHLEGFKSLKNIIKNKSDIFKYLKYKGTAIINYDDKNQKIILKKLNNNKNILTFSIKNNKADFFARNVLILHNKIKFLLISPIGKILIKLYLIGGGIHNINNALASAALSFSVGSTLEDIANGLKNFRSIKGRMYPIIIDNNKLIINDTYNANPNSVSIAINILKKFSGKKILVIGDMLELGVYTIFYHKKIKKLILRSNIDYIFSIGKYSKCFTHNNIKSQHFFNKNMLLKKLLLIIKKFNHYTILFKGSRKNRIELLIEMLLEKLKC; encoded by the coding sequence ATGAATAAATTAATTAGTTTAAAAAAATTATCACAAATAGTACATGGTAAATTAATTGGTGATAATATTAAAATATTAAATTTTTCTATAAATAGTAAAAAAATTAAAAAAAATTGTATTTTTATTGCTATTTGTGGTAATAAATTTGATGGACATCATTTTATTGATGATGCTATTAAAAATGGTGCATTAGCTATATTAGTGCATAAATATATAAATATAAATATTCCTCAAATAATTGTATTTGATACTATTATAGGATTAGGTAAATTAGGTTTATGGAAAAGAATGCAATTTACTAATAATGTAATTGGTATTACTGGATCTTGTGGTAAAACATCAGTTAAGGAAATGACTGTATCTATTTTAAAAAAAAAAAATCAAATTATTTTTACAAAAAAAAATATGAATAATCATATTGGTGTTCCCTTAACCTTATTAAGATTAAATAATAAGTATAAATATGCTGTTATTGAAATAGGAGGAAGTAAAATAAATGATATTTCTTATCTAGCAAATTTAATTAAACCTAATATTGCAATAATTAATAATATTTCTGAGTCACATCTAGAAGGTTTTAAATCTTTAAAAAATATAATTAAAAATAAAAGTGATATTTTTAAATATTTAAAATATAAAGGAACTGCAATTATTAATTATGATGATAAAAATCAAAAAATAATTTTAAAAAAATTAAATAATAATAAAAATATTTTAACTTTTTCTATAAAAAATAATAAAGCGGATTTTTTTGCTAGAAATGTTTTAATATTACATAATAAAATTAAGTTTTTATTAATTTCACCCATAGGAAAAATATTAATTAAATTATATCTTATTGGAGGTGGAATACATAATATTAATAATGCCTTAGCATCAGCAGCATTATCATTTTCTGTAGGATCTACATTAGAAGATATAGCAAATGGTTTAAAAAATTTTAGATCAATTAAAGGCAGAATGTATCCTATTATTATTGACAATAATAAACTTATAATAAATGATACGTATAATGCAAATCCAAATTCAGTAAGTATAGCAATTAATATTTTAAAAAAGTTTTCTGGTAAAAAAATTTTAGTGATTGGTGATATGTTAGAACTTGGTGTGTATACAATTTTCTATCATAAAAAAATAAAAAAATTAATTTTAAGATCTAATATAGATTATATTTTTAGTATTGGTAAATATAGTAAATGTTTTACTCATAATAATATAAAATCACAACATTTTTTTAATAAAAATATGTTATTAAAAAAATTATTATTAATAATAAAAAAATTTAATCATTATACTATTTTATTTAAAGGATCACGAAAAAATAGAATAGAATTGTTAATTGAAATGTTATTGGAGAAATTAAAATGTTAA
- the mraY gene encoding phospho-N-acetylmuramoyl-pentapeptide-transferase, with amino-acid sequence MLIILLKYLKNYFKYLNYFLIDFKIRSMMTLITSFSITFYLIPIFIHYFNKNKISQIIRKDGPITHFTKKKTPTMGGIIILLSIFISVIIWSDLSNKYILYILFITFLYFIIGFIDDFYKIILKNSIGLTAYKKIFLQSIANIFFILSIIIDYKKKLYIQFIIPFTHHIIIYNINIILYILLCYFIILIMSNAVNLTDGLDGLAIMPIIFIALGLIFLSYLTGNIYFSKYFNFIYVENSTELIIICLSIIGSGLAFLWYNAYPAKIFMGDVGSLPLGCLVSVIAILIKQEFLFLIMCIIFIVEFISVIIQIIKFKYNKKRFFLMAPLHHHYELKGISESCIIIRFWIISLILIFFTFIII; translated from the coding sequence ATGTTAATTATATTACTAAAATACTTAAAAAATTATTTTAAATATTTAAATTATTTTTTAATAGATTTTAAAATACGTTCTATGATGACACTTATAACATCATTTAGTATAACATTTTATTTAATTCCAATTTTTATTCATTATTTTAATAAAAATAAAATTTCTCAAATAATTAGAAAAGATGGACCAATAACACATTTTACAAAAAAAAAAACCCCTACTATGGGAGGTATAATCATATTATTATCTATTTTTATTTCAGTAATAATCTGGTCAGATTTATCTAATAAATATATTTTATATATATTGTTTATAACATTTTTATATTTTATAATTGGTTTTATAGATGATTTTTATAAAATTATTTTAAAAAATTCTATAGGGTTAACTGCGTATAAAAAAATTTTTTTACAATCAATTGCTAATATTTTTTTTATATTATCTATAATAATAGATTATAAAAAAAAATTATATATACAATTTATTATTCCTTTTACACATCATATTATTATTTATAATATAAATATTATTTTGTATATATTATTATGTTATTTCATTATATTAATAATGAGTAATGCTGTAAATTTAACTGATGGATTAGATGGTTTAGCAATTATGCCAATTATTTTTATTGCATTAGGATTAATTTTTTTATCTTATTTAACAGGGAATATATATTTTTCTAAATATTTTAATTTTATTTATGTAGAAAATTCTACAGAATTAATAATTATTTGTTTATCTATAATTGGTTCAGGATTAGCCTTTTTATGGTACAATGCATATCCAGCAAAGATATTTATGGGAGATGTAGGTTCATTACCTTTAGGTTGTCTTGTTTCAGTAATTGCAATTTTAATAAAACAAGAATTTTTATTTCTTATAATGTGTATTATATTCATAGTTGAATTTATTTCAGTAATTATTCAAATCATTAAATTTAAATATAATAAAAAAAGATTTTTTTTAATGGCTCCATTACATCATCATTATGAATTAAAAGGTATTTCAGAATCTTGTATTATTATTAGATTTTGGATTATTTCATTAATATTAATATTCTTTACTTTTATAATAATATAA
- the murD gene encoding UDP-N-acetylmuramoyl-L-alanine--D-glutamate ligase — protein sequence MNKKILIIGLGITGISCLNFLLKKKIIPAIIDEYTNPTFIKKIPPYIPYHLGSLNKDWILNAELIILSPGISIFNNIILQAKKKKIEIIGDIELFSRYNNTPLIAITGTNGKSTVTNMLAKVMRKNNFKISIGGNIGYPVLDLLSLKRDFYILEISSFQLETIKKLNIYIAIILNISQDHMDRYPLGIKQYRNFKLRIFKYANICIYNSDDILCYPKQFYNNKKYITFGQNSGDYSLSIKGNGIYLKINNQKIFDFNKTQLIGIHNYLNSLSVLAVTDILKIPKKNFFKEICNYKNMHHTLQIIHQEYGITWINDSKSTNISSTKAALRYLHDKKKIWLLLGGYDKNCELYLLIKYLKKKNNIKVLCFGQSSKKILSIYSKAIKVNTMYEGVKKIIKLVKYGDIVLLSPACSSIDQFQNFKQRGNEFIRIVKSMYHR from the coding sequence ATGAATAAAAAAATACTTATTATAGGTTTAGGAATAACAGGTATATCTTGTTTAAATTTTCTTTTAAAGAAGAAAATAATTCCTGCTATCATTGATGAATATACAAATCCTACATTTATAAAGAAAATACCTCCGTATATACCATATCATTTAGGTTCTTTAAATAAAGATTGGATACTTAATGCAGAATTAATTATTTTAAGTCCAGGTATATCAATATTTAACAATATCATATTACAAGCTAAAAAAAAAAAAATTGAAATTATTGGAGATATAGAATTATTTAGTCGTTATAACAATACTCCCTTAATAGCTATAACTGGTACTAATGGTAAAAGTACTGTTACTAATATGTTAGCTAAAGTTATGAGAAAAAATAATTTTAAAATTAGTATTGGAGGTAATATTGGATATCCAGTATTAGATTTATTATCTCTTAAAAGAGATTTTTATATTTTAGAAATATCAAGTTTTCAATTAGAAACAATTAAAAAATTAAATATATATATTGCTATAATTCTAAATATTTCACAGGATCATATGGATAGATATCCCTTAGGTATTAAACAATACCGTAATTTTAAATTACGTATTTTTAAATACGCTAATATTTGTATATATAATTCTGATGATATATTATGTTATCCTAAACAATTTTATAATAATAAAAAATATATTACTTTTGGTCAAAATTCTGGTGATTATTCTCTTTCCATTAAAGGAAATGGGATTTATTTAAAAATAAATAATCAAAAAATATTTGATTTTAATAAAACTCAATTAATTGGTATACATAATTATTTAAATTCTTTATCTGTATTAGCTGTTACTGATATTTTAAAAATTCCTAAAAAAAATTTTTTCAAAGAAATTTGTAATTATAAAAATATGCATCATACATTACAAATTATTCATCAAGAATACGGAATAACTTGGATTAATGATTCAAAATCTACTAATATTAGTAGTACAAAAGCTGCTTTACGATATTTACATGATAAAAAAAAAATTTGGTTACTTTTAGGAGGTTATGACAAAAATTGTGAATTATATTTATTAATAAAATATTTAAAAAAAAAAAATAATATAAAAGTATTATGTTTTGGTCAATCAAGTAAAAAAATACTATCTATATATTCTAAAGCAATTAAAGTAAATACAATGTATGAAGGTGTAAAAAAAATTATTAAATTAGTAAAATATGGAGATATTGTATTATTATCTCCAGCATGTTCTAGTATTGATCAATTTCAAAATTTTAAACAGCGTGGAAATGAGTTTATTAGAATAGTAAAATCTATGTATCATAGATAA
- the murG gene encoding undecaprenyldiphospho-muramoylpentapeptide beta-N-acetylglucosaminyltransferase yields the protein MKKKILIVAGGTGGHINPALNIAYFLKKKDWEVRWLGTKSRMEAEIIPKKNIHIYFIDFYRFKNKNIFSIIFTFIKLFISLYKSILIYKKYKPHIILTMGSYISGPSGLAAWLCRIPLIIHEQNSIPGLTNMILSKIATKIMQAYPNTFANAILVGNPLNNKIIKLSLYKRKIFKIHKPIRVLITGGSQGAYIINKIGIKLIKILKNKIFIIHQVGKGNFKKVYFQYKKYNFNNFIIKEYIQNIHKAYKWADIIICRSGAMTVSEITAVGLPAIFIPFPHKDKQQYFNAIYLQNIGIAKIFEQKNINIYDIANLIANLNKDKIMHIINKSYNLSIINSVELIFQELNKIKIY from the coding sequence ATGAAAAAAAAAATTCTTATAGTAGCTGGAGGTACTGGAGGACATATCAATCCAGCATTAAATATAGCATATTTTTTAAAAAAAAAAGATTGGGAAGTGCGTTGGTTAGGAACAAAATCAAGAATGGAGGCAGAAATTATTCCTAAAAAAAATATACATATTTATTTTATAGATTTTTATAGATTTAAAAATAAAAATATTTTTTCTATTATTTTTACTTTTATTAAATTATTTATATCACTTTATAAATCTATTTTAATTTATAAAAAATATAAACCACATATAATTTTAACAATGGGTAGTTATATTTCTGGACCTAGTGGTTTAGCTGCATGGTTATGTAGAATTCCATTAATAATACATGAACAAAATAGTATTCCAGGTTTAACAAATATGATTTTATCTAAAATTGCTACAAAAATTATGCAAGCATATCCTAATACATTTGCTAATGCTATACTAGTAGGAAATCCTTTAAATAATAAAATTATTAAATTATCCTTATATAAAAGAAAAATTTTTAAAATACATAAACCTATTCGTGTATTAATTACAGGAGGAAGTCAAGGAGCATATATAATAAATAAAATAGGTATAAAATTAATTAAAATTTTAAAAAATAAAATATTTATTATACATCAAGTAGGAAAGGGTAACTTTAAAAAAGTATATTTTCAATATAAAAAATATAATTTTAATAATTTTATTATAAAAGAATATATTCAAAATATTCATAAAGCATATAAATGGGCTGATATAATAATATGTAGATCAGGAGCTATGACTGTTAGTGAAATTACAGCAGTAGGTTTACCAGCTATTTTTATACCATTTCCACATAAAGATAAACAACAATATTTTAATGCAATATATTTACAAAATATAGGAATAGCTAAAATTTTTGAACAAAAAAATATAAATATTTATGATATTGCTAATTTAATAGCAAATCTTAATAAAGATAAAATTATGCATATAATAAATAAATCTTATAATTTATCTATAATAAATTCTGTAGAATTAATTTTTCAAGAATTAAATAAAATAAAAATTTATTAA